taaaataaaatgattgGAATTTAATTAATATGAATAAGTCGTTTGAAACAAGAAAGTTTAGAAAAGCGGTCGAATAAGATACTGGAAGAGTGAAATATGGGGAGTGAGATAGGGAGTCCGCCGGAGAAAACACATATTTAGGGAAATAATCTTTTATAGGGGATTCCCACGTAGAAATTTGGGAGCTTAAGTTTAGGGGATTTGCTGGAGTTACTCTTAGGTATACAAATCTCATGTCTTCGAATTTTGTGCCGAATTCTGACGAACAATTgtacaaaaaaattgtatgtATATAAACGTTATAATATTGATATAGTTTTTCAATACGAATATAATGATATCTCTTTTGTATCGCTATAACGTGGTAGTACCAAAGTTATATTTCATCAAAGTTTCGCATAAAATCTCGTGCCGGTCTTAAAAACCCGAAACCCGAACAGTGAGAGGTACAAACAAAAAACGTCATCAGCACACgtaaaaagaataaaaaagggCCGGTCTACACAGTGCGCGCGCACTTTTTAGAGTAAAAAGTGTGTCCCGACCAGATTGCATGCAAGAAGCCCACAAGAGAAAGCGGTCCCAACAGTATCCTTCTCTGGTCCCGCGCTCACACCAAAGACATAGGTCTCCTCTCGACCCTTTTTTCTCCTCTCGACCGAAGCATGTATCTCCTCTGTTGTGCCCCTCACGTGACTGccacatatttttttctctctcaacTACAcggctttcttcctcctccagctaCCTCAATATCTCCATGAAACAAATCTATCCCCAAAAAAGTACCACACAAATTACATTCAGCAAAAAGACAAACAAAGTTTGCTAAGAACCATTGAAATTCATCATTTCATACATACAATCCAACACGAAATTCAACAAAGTCACTTATCTACTACATCAAAACTACATATAGTGAACTCATGAAAGTAACTCACATATATTGAAATTACATGTAACTCACTCAAAAGTAATTCCTGGCATGGAATTTACATCTAACTCACTCAAAGTAACATTTAAAAATGAAGTTACATCCAACAAGAGAAGTATACCATATAACTCACTCAATGTTACATTCAACAAAGATAGAAGTAGTATATGAAAACTTACCAATGTTACATCCATTGCTAGTGACAGTTACATCCAACAAGATCAGGGTGGAGTCCTGCACCTCTTCCTTGAGGACCTTGCAGCCGGAAGATGACGAGGGGATCAGGAAGGTAGGAGCAGATGTCGCGGAGTATTCCAATGgaccctcttcttcctctcctggTTCCAGCCGCCCCACCACCACTGGCACTGTTGTTGCTCATGCGGATAGGACgatggaggaggtggcggaggaAGCAGGGGAGGGCTTCGCGGCCTACTGTAGGCGCGGCAAGGGTCGGAACCGCCAGGCTGCCTCCGTCACGCTGGGAGGTTGTTCGCCGTCTTCGATGCCCGGAGATGGAGGACCGccacgccgcctcctcgcgctgGCCTCCACCATGGCCGCGACCCAGCAGTGGGCGGCGCTGTacccgccgccgacgtgcgCGTTCCCAAATCCGCAGCTCCGCGTCGCCCCAACATCTTCTGCGCCCCGCACACCACCATCCTCGGCGCGCCGCTCGTCTTCGTCGGCCTCGACCTCAACAGCGCCGATCTGCCCGGTTTCCTCCCTCCCCGACCTCGCCTTCCTCCACCTCAACTCCAATCGCTTCTACGAGGTTGGGGCGCTCTGGCGGGGGTGGGCGTGGAGCCGGGTCGCGCCAGCGGCGGTGGGAGAAGCCGGGGGTAGGGCCGAGGGTGGGGCGTGCCGGAGGTGGTGGGGGAGGCTAGGGAAggcgccccggcggcggcgtggaggaaggaggcgtGCGGGGCTCCGATGGGGGAGGGAGACGCACGAGAAGAGAGATAAGGAACGATGGGCGTGGACGTGTCAGTGGATAAGGTTCAGAGGGGGTGAGAAGTGAGCACTCCGGGTCGCTAGAAAGTGCCCAGGCACAAAATAGATTAGACGATAAAAGAAATTGATCATCAGGTGACACAAACGTGATAGAGTTGATCACCCCCTCTCTGGCCAAGTCTGCCGCCCCCAACCAATCCGTTTCGCTGCtatgcctctctctctcgcgcgcgcTCGCTCGCTCTTATGAAGCGCGGCGGGCCCCGTGCTCCGGCCATGTCCGTGCCGGAAGCGGAGGGGAACACGGAGCTGGAGGGGGAGCATCAGTGGGTGATCCTGGCGTGCATTCCGCACGTGGTCCCGGAGGATGAGCACGACATCACCCTCCTGCGCGCGTACCCGCCGC
The Brachypodium distachyon strain Bd21 chromosome 2, Brachypodium_distachyon_v3.0, whole genome shotgun sequence genome window above contains:
- the LOC112270881 gene encoding uncharacterized protein LOC112270881, with translation MLHPLLVTVTSNKIRVESCTSSLRTLQPEDDEGIRKVGADVAEYSNGPSSSSPGSSRPTTTGTVVAHADRTMEEVAEEAGEGFAAYCRRGKGRNRQAASVTLGGCSPSSMPGDGGPPRRLLALASTMAATQQWAALYPPPTCAFPNPQLRVAPTSSAPRTPPSSARRSSSSASTSTAPICPVSSLPDLAFLHLNSNRFYEVGALWRGWAWSRVAPAAVGEAGGRAEGGACRRWWGRLGKAPRRRRGGRRRAGLRWGRETHEKRDKERWAWTCQWIRFRGGEK